In one Salipiger abyssi genomic region, the following are encoded:
- a CDS encoding universal stress protein has product MGYKTILTVVTDEALAQPTIDHAAAVAEGWDAHLDVLCFGVDRTQTGYYYAGANAMILQETITRATADAEKLASAVREALGRTECRWSVEEGVAQLADIGRHVAGRARFADLVVLPKPYGADHGVELEPVTEGALFEGQTPVLIVPEGVAPKSAPSRIVIGWNESNEALRSVRAALPLLQSADNVHLAVIDPPQHGPNRSDPGGALSQYLARHGVKAEIDVLSKTMPRVSDVLRRHVQDVDADMVVMGAYGHSRFREAILGGATRNMLEQAEVPVFLAH; this is encoded by the coding sequence ATGGGCTACAAAACGATTTTGACGGTGGTGACCGACGAAGCGCTGGCCCAGCCGACGATAGACCATGCCGCCGCGGTCGCCGAAGGTTGGGACGCACATCTCGATGTGCTTTGCTTCGGCGTCGACCGGACACAGACAGGGTACTATTACGCTGGCGCCAACGCCATGATTCTACAGGAAACCATTACGCGGGCCACGGCGGATGCGGAGAAACTCGCAAGCGCTGTTCGCGAGGCTCTGGGTCGCACCGAGTGCCGCTGGTCGGTCGAGGAAGGGGTCGCGCAGCTTGCCGATATCGGTCGCCATGTGGCCGGACGGGCGCGTTTTGCCGATCTGGTGGTCCTGCCGAAACCCTATGGCGCGGATCACGGTGTCGAGCTGGAGCCGGTGACCGAGGGCGCGCTCTTCGAAGGGCAGACACCGGTGCTGATCGTGCCAGAGGGTGTGGCACCGAAATCCGCGCCCTCGCGGATCGTGATCGGCTGGAACGAAAGCAACGAGGCGCTGCGCTCGGTGCGGGCGGCCCTGCCGCTGCTGCAAAGCGCCGACAACGTGCATCTGGCGGTGATCGACCCGCCGCAGCACGGGCCAAACCGCTCGGATCCGGGCGGCGCGTTGTCGCAATATCTCGCCCGCCACGGCGTGAAGGCCGAGATCGACGTGCTGTCGAAAACCATGCCGCGGGTCTCCGACGTGCTGCGCCGCCATGTGCAGGATGTCGATGCCGATATGGTGGTGATGGGCGCCTATGGCCATTCGCGGTTCCGCGAGGCCATTCTGGGCGGCGCCACGCGCAATATGCTGGAACAGGCGGAAGTGCCGGTGTTCCTGGCGCATTGA
- a CDS encoding acyltransferase family protein produces MYAGLAMTVLANLQFLRVVAALLVVAHHASRSMLEAFPALEPITLGVAGVDIFFILSGVVITLSHEHKSESRGAFLRARIIRIVPMYWLATLMLSLMLLVGLEPLGRAQADLTLGEIATSLLFIPHNTASGASGPLLLVGWTLNYEMFFYLLFGLFIALPPRGRVSATLFAILLLVLVGVLGLAGGKIATTYTDLILLEFAAGMLLGHYWANRRAGDRDRLIGSMFLALSLAGFALSTTSQAMGLPEPHRVVIWGIPGLFAVIGAMFLEAGGVAVRNRNLLLLGAASYVLYLFHQFVLQTLQKGLAAASVSLATPAGALLYLGLAVAISCLIAVGIHRKIEQPVTRFLKGGRTKAVSA; encoded by the coding sequence ATGTATGCGGGGCTCGCTATGACTGTATTGGCCAATTTACAGTTTCTGCGTGTCGTCGCGGCGCTGCTGGTTGTTGCGCATCACGCCTCGCGCTCCATGCTGGAGGCCTTTCCTGCGCTGGAGCCGATCACCTTGGGCGTGGCCGGCGTCGATATCTTCTTCATCCTCTCGGGCGTCGTCATCACATTGTCGCATGAGCACAAGAGCGAAAGCCGGGGAGCGTTCCTGCGTGCCCGGATCATCCGTATCGTGCCGATGTACTGGCTGGCGACGCTGATGCTGAGCCTTATGCTCCTGGTCGGGCTCGAACCTCTCGGCCGGGCTCAGGCCGATCTGACGCTGGGCGAGATCGCCACATCGCTGTTGTTCATTCCGCACAACACCGCCTCAGGCGCGAGCGGCCCGCTCCTGCTGGTCGGCTGGACGCTGAATTACGAGATGTTCTTCTACCTGCTGTTCGGGCTGTTCATCGCGCTGCCGCCCAGAGGGCGCGTTTCCGCGACCCTCTTCGCGATCCTTCTTCTTGTGCTTGTCGGTGTGCTCGGGCTTGCGGGCGGCAAGATCGCGACGACCTATACCGATCTGATCCTGTTGGAATTCGCCGCAGGTATGCTGCTTGGGCACTATTGGGCGAACCGGCGCGCCGGCGATCGGGACAGACTGATCGGAAGCATGTTTCTTGCGCTGTCGCTGGCCGGGTTCGCGCTCTCGACGACCAGTCAGGCCATGGGTCTTCCCGAGCCGCATCGCGTGGTGATTTGGGGCATTCCCGGACTATTCGCGGTGATCGGTGCGATGTTCCTCGAAGCCGGCGGTGTTGCGGTCAGGAACCGAAACCTGCTGTTGCTGGGCGCCGCAAGCTATGTCCTTTACCTCTTCCACCAGTTCGTCCTGCAAACGCTCCAGAAGGGGCTCGCCGCGGCGTCGGTGAGCCTGGCGACCCCGGCGGGGGCGCTGCTCTATCTCGGCCTTGCGGTCGCGATCTCTTGCCTGATCGCAGTCGGCATCCATAGGAAAATAGAGCAGCCGGTGACACGCTTCCTGAAAGGCGGTCGAACGAAAGCGGTCTCCGCCTGA
- the fnrL gene encoding transcriptional regulator FnrL, protein MLNERSLTVSQDCAECPIRHRAVCARCESDELERLEEIKYYRKFEAGQTVIWSGDRMDFVGSVVSGIATLTQTMEDGRTQMVGLLLPSDFVGRPGRASAAYDVVATTDLVMCCFRKSPFEEMMRQTPHIAQRLLEMTLDELDAAREWMLVLGRKTAREKIASLLSIIARRDASINMRTATGTLVFDLPLTREAMADYLGLTLETVSRQISALKKDGVIELEGKRHVTIPDMARLLDEAGDDSDGGMFA, encoded by the coding sequence ATGCTGAATGAACGCTCCCTCACCGTCTCGCAAGACTGTGCCGAGTGCCCGATCCGGCACCGGGCCGTCTGCGCGCGCTGCGAATCCGACGAGCTGGAGCGGCTGGAAGAGATCAAGTATTATCGCAAGTTCGAGGCCGGACAGACGGTGATCTGGTCCGGCGACCGGATGGATTTCGTAGGCTCGGTTGTGTCGGGGATCGCGACGCTCACTCAGACCATGGAGGACGGGCGCACGCAGATGGTGGGCCTTCTGCTGCCCAGCGATTTCGTCGGCCGCCCGGGGCGCGCCTCCGCCGCTTACGATGTGGTCGCCACCACCGATCTCGTGATGTGCTGCTTCCGCAAATCGCCCTTCGAAGAGATGATGCGCCAGACCCCGCATATCGCACAGCGCCTGCTCGAGATGACGCTCGACGAGCTGGATGCCGCGCGCGAATGGATGCTGGTGCTCGGGCGCAAGACCGCGCGCGAAAAGATCGCCTCGCTGCTCTCGATCATCGCGCGCCGCGATGCTTCGATCAATATGCGGACCGCCACGGGCACGCTGGTCTTCGATCTGCCGCTGACCCGCGAGGCGATGGCCGACTACCTCGGCCTGACGCTGGAAACGGTCAGCCGCCAGATCTCGGCGCTGAAAAAGGACGGGGTGATCGAACTCGAAGGCAAGCGCCACGTCACCATTCCCGACATGGCGCGTCTGCTCGACGAGGCCGGCGACGATTCGGACGGCGGCATGTTCGCCTGA
- the hemN gene encoding oxygen-independent coproporphyrinogen III oxidase gives MITRKQLSRLGLFDAKVPRYTSYPTAPHFSNAVAPGDFASWIEAVPEGGTVSLYLHVPFCRRLCWFCACRTQGTATLGPVESYVQTLLSELDLLKAHLPRDVKLSRLHWGGGTPTLLSPGLMQALIDKVAEVAPFAEDAEFSVEIDPNEIDGERLDVLAAGGMNRASIGVQDFDEQIQATIGRPQGYDVTRRAVEMIRERGVASLNADILYGLPHQTRAKITETVQKLLSFAPDRVALYGYAHVPWMAKRQQMIPSDALPTPAERLDLFDTARRLFAWDGYAEIGIDHFATPDDGLAIAQKTGKLRRNFQGYTDDTSEVLIGLGASSISKFPQGYAQNAPATSVYTASVREGRFATSRGHAFGGDDRLRARMIEMLMCDFRIRSEELEQDYGVSPAALKAMFSRANEQFEGLLEITEDGLFIPPEARPLTRMIARSFDAYDLSKAGHSSAI, from the coding sequence ATGATCACGCGAAAACAACTCTCCCGCCTGGGGCTCTTCGACGCGAAAGTCCCCCGGTACACGAGCTATCCGACGGCGCCGCATTTCTCGAATGCAGTGGCACCGGGCGATTTTGCCTCATGGATCGAAGCGGTGCCGGAGGGCGGCACGGTTTCGCTTTATCTGCATGTGCCGTTCTGTCGCAGGTTGTGCTGGTTCTGCGCCTGCCGGACGCAGGGCACCGCAACGCTGGGGCCGGTCGAATCTTATGTGCAGACGCTGCTGTCCGAGCTCGATCTGCTCAAGGCGCATCTGCCGCGCGACGTGAAACTGTCTCGGCTGCATTGGGGCGGGGGCACGCCGACGCTGCTGTCGCCCGGGCTGATGCAGGCACTGATCGACAAGGTGGCCGAGGTGGCGCCCTTTGCCGAGGATGCGGAATTCTCGGTCGAGATCGACCCCAACGAGATCGACGGCGAGCGGCTCGACGTGCTGGCCGCCGGCGGCATGAACCGCGCCTCCATCGGGGTGCAGGATTTCGACGAGCAGATCCAGGCCACGATCGGACGGCCGCAGGGCTATGACGTGACCCGCCGGGCGGTGGAGATGATCCGCGAGCGCGGCGTCGCCAGCCTCAACGCCGATATCCTCTACGGTCTGCCGCATCAGACCCGCGCAAAAATCACCGAGACGGTGCAAAAGCTGCTCTCCTTCGCGCCCGACCGGGTGGCGCTTTACGGCTATGCGCATGTGCCCTGGATGGCCAAGCGCCAGCAGATGATTCCCTCCGACGCGCTGCCCACCCCGGCGGAGCGGCTGGACCTGTTCGACACGGCGCGGCGGCTCTTTGCCTGGGACGGTTATGCCGAGATCGGCATCGACCATTTCGCCACCCCCGATGACGGGCTCGCCATCGCGCAGAAGACCGGCAAGCTGCGGCGCAATTTCCAGGGCTATACCGATGACACCTCCGAGGTGCTGATCGGGCTGGGTGCCTCGTCGATCTCGAAATTCCCGCAGGGCTACGCGCAGAACGCGCCGGCGACCTCGGTCTATACCGCTTCGGTGCGCGAGGGGCGCTTTGCCACGTCGCGCGGCCACGCCTTCGGCGGCGACGACCGGCTGCGCGCGCGGATGATCGAAATGCTGATGTGCGATTTCCGCATCCGCTCGGAAGAGCTGGAGCAGGATTACGGCGTGTCGCCCGCGGCGCTGAAGGCGATGTTCTCCCGCGCCAACGAGCAGTTCGAAGGGCTGCTGGAGATCACCGAGGACGGGCTTTTCATCCCGCCCGAGGCGCGTCCGCTGACCCGGATGATCGCGCGGAGCTTCGACGCTTACGATCTCTCCAAGGCCGGGCACAGCTCAGCTATCTGA
- a CDS encoding MarR family winged helix-turn-helix transcriptional regulator — MDQVDKIKAQWNRERPDLDVGPMGMIGRLGRLARHLAQAHAECFATHGLSPAGFDVLATLRRAGPPHALTVKDLLATTMVTSGTMTNRLDRLEAAGQVRRVPNPEDGRGFVVQLTERGQADIDAAVTDHVANQHRLVAALNDEERATLDALLGTWLAAFEGSDS; from the coding sequence ATGGATCAGGTCGACAAAATCAAGGCACAATGGAACCGCGAACGCCCCGATCTCGATGTCGGGCCGATGGGCATGATCGGGCGGCTCGGGCGGCTGGCGCGGCATCTGGCGCAGGCGCATGCGGAGTGCTTCGCGACCCACGGGCTCAGCCCCGCCGGGTTCGACGTCTTGGCCACGCTGCGCCGCGCCGGCCCGCCCCATGCGCTGACGGTCAAGGATCTGCTGGCCACGACCATGGTGACCTCGGGCACGATGACCAACCGGCTCGACCGGCTGGAGGCGGCGGGCCAGGTGCGGCGCGTGCCCAACCCCGAGGACGGGCGCGGTTTCGTGGTGCAGCTGACCGAACGCGGACAGGCCGATATCGACGCGGCGGTGACCGATCACGTCGCCAACCAGCACCGGCTTGTCGCCGCGCTGAACGACGAAGAGCGCGCCACACTGGACGCGCTCCTCGGCACATGGCTTGCGGCCTTCGAGGGCTCAGATAGCTGA
- a CDS encoding EamA family transporter, whose translation MSRPTDIALTALAPIVWGSSYFVSTEFLPGAPPLTVAALRALPAGLLLLAVTRQLPGRDWLGRVAVLGLLNFALFWSALFIAAYRLPGGVAATLGAVQPLVVLLLAALWLGTPLRLASVLAALAGLFGVGMLILGPEARLDPVGISAALLGALSMAAGTVLSRRWQPPVPPLSFAAWQLTAGGVLLVPLALVIDPRLPQMDAAALGGLLWLGLVGGALTYWAFFRGIAKLGPAAVAGLGFLSPLSAVVLGWAVLGQGLSPLQAAGAVLVLGSVWLGQKAAAPGPKKFRTKFLGRA comes from the coding sequence ATGTCCCGCCCAACCGATATCGCGCTGACCGCGCTGGCTCCGATTGTTTGGGGCAGTTCCTATTTCGTCAGCACCGAGTTCCTGCCGGGCGCGCCGCCGCTGACGGTGGCGGCGCTGCGGGCGCTGCCGGCGGGGCTGCTGCTGCTCGCGGTGACGCGGCAATTGCCCGGGCGCGATTGGCTCGGACGGGTGGCGGTGCTGGGGCTGCTGAACTTTGCGCTGTTCTGGAGCGCGCTGTTCATCGCCGCCTACCGCCTGCCGGGCGGTGTGGCCGCGACGCTGGGCGCGGTGCAGCCGCTGGTCGTGCTGCTGCTCGCGGCGCTCTGGCTGGGCACGCCGCTGCGGCTGGCCTCGGTGCTGGCCGCCCTAGCGGGGCTGTTCGGGGTGGGGATGCTGATCCTCGGCCCCGAGGCGCGGCTCGATCCGGTGGGGATCTCGGCGGCGCTGCTGGGGGCGCTGTCGATGGCGGCGGGAACGGTGCTCAGCCGCCGCTGGCAGCCGCCGGTGCCGCCGCTGAGCTTTGCCGCCTGGCAACTTACGGCGGGCGGTGTGCTGCTGGTGCCGCTGGCGCTGGTCATCGACCCGCGCCTGCCGCAGATGGATGCCGCCGCCCTGGGCGGGCTGCTCTGGCTGGGCCTCGTGGGCGGCGCGCTGACCTATTGGGCGTTTTTCCGGGGCATCGCCAAGCTCGGCCCCGCCGCCGTTGCGGGGCTCGGCTTTCTCAGCCCGCTCTCGGCGGTGGTTCTGGGCTGGGCCGTGCTGGGGCAGGGGCTGTCGCCGCTCCAGGCGGCGGGGGCGGTCCTGGTGCTTGGCTCGGTCTGGCTCGGGCAGAAAGCGGCGGCGCCGGGGCCCAAGAAATTTCGTACGAAATTTCTTGGGCGGGCCTAA
- a CDS encoding ABC transporter ATP-binding protein gives MSPLLEVKDLAVTFHQDGREIRAVKGVSFDVQKGETVALVGESGSGKSVTALSTVSLLGDAAKVTGSVRYKDHEMVGAPDKLLRDMRGNDISFIFQEPMTSLNPLHTLEKQLGESLALHQGLTGEAARVRILDLLSRVGIRNPETRLNAYPHQLSGGQRQRVMIAMALANGPDLLIADEPTTALDVTIQAQILDLLAELKQSGDMSLLFITHDLNIVRKFADRVCVMKNGEIVEQGKTAEIFGNPQHDYTRMLISAESTGQPDPVTPGAEEIARTDHLKIWFPIQKGFLKKTVGHVKAVNDASFAVHAGETVGIVGESGSGKTTLALAVMRLIQSEGGITYRGQDVRGWSTRELRRLRSEMQIVFQDPFGSLSPRMTCEQIIAEGLGVHGSPDGKPKAQAVEEVMREVGLDPATKHRYPHEFSGGQRQRIAIARAMVLRPRLLVLDEPTSALDMTVQVQIVTLLRELQRKYDLAYLFISHDLKVVRAMSHKIIVMNQGDVVEMGDAETVFANPETDYTRKLFAAAFDLAG, from the coding sequence ATGAGCCCGCTGCTTGAGGTGAAAGATCTCGCCGTCACCTTCCATCAGGACGGCCGCGAGATCCGCGCCGTGAAGGGCGTGAGCTTCGACGTGCAAAAGGGCGAGACGGTTGCGCTGGTGGGCGAAAGCGGCTCGGGCAAGTCGGTCACGGCGCTCTCCACCGTGTCGCTGCTCGGCGACGCAGCAAAGGTCACCGGATCTGTGCGCTACAAGGACCATGAGATGGTCGGCGCGCCCGACAAGCTGCTGCGCGACATGCGCGGCAACGATATCAGCTTCATCTTTCAGGAGCCGATGACCTCGCTCAACCCGCTGCACACGCTGGAAAAGCAGCTCGGCGAAAGCCTGGCGCTGCATCAGGGGCTGACCGGCGAGGCGGCGCGGGTGCGGATCCTCGACCTGCTGAGCCGGGTGGGCATCCGCAATCCGGAGACGCGGCTCAATGCCTATCCGCACCAGCTCTCGGGCGGGCAGCGGCAGCGGGTGATGATCGCCATGGCGCTGGCCAACGGGCCGGACCTGCTGATCGCCGACGAGCCCACCACGGCGCTCGACGTGACCATTCAGGCGCAGATCCTCGACCTGCTGGCCGAGCTCAAGCAATCGGGCGACATGAGCCTGCTCTTCATCACCCACGATCTGAACATCGTGCGCAAATTCGCCGACCGGGTCTGCGTGATGAAGAATGGCGAGATCGTCGAACAGGGCAAGACCGCCGAGATATTCGGCAACCCCCAGCACGACTACACGCGCATGCTGATCTCGGCCGAAAGCACCGGCCAGCCCGATCCGGTGACGCCCGGCGCCGAGGAGATCGCCCGCACCGATCACCTCAAGATCTGGTTCCCGATCCAGAAAGGCTTTCTGAAAAAGACCGTGGGCCATGTGAAGGCGGTGAACGACGCGAGTTTCGCGGTGCATGCGGGCGAAACGGTGGGCATCGTCGGCGAGTCCGGGTCCGGCAAGACCACGCTGGCGCTGGCGGTGATGCGGCTCATCCAGTCCGAGGGCGGCATCACCTATCGCGGGCAGGATGTGCGCGGCTGGTCGACGCGGGAGCTGCGGCGGCTGCGCTCGGAGATGCAGATCGTGTTTCAGGACCCGTTCGGCTCGCTCTCGCCCCGCATGACCTGCGAGCAGATCATCGCCGAGGGGCTGGGCGTGCACGGCTCGCCCGACGGCAAGCCCAAGGCGCAGGCGGTGGAGGAGGTGATGCGCGAGGTCGGGCTCGACCCGGCGACCAAGCACCGCTATCCGCATGAATTCTCCGGCGGCCAGCGCCAGCGCATCGCCATCGCGCGGGCCATGGTGCTGCGGCCGCGGCTGCTGGTGCTGGACGAGCCGACCTCGGCGCTGGACATGACGGTGCAGGTGCAGATCGTGACGCTGCTGCGCGAGCTTCAGCGCAAATACGATCTCGCCTATCTGTTCATCAGCCACGACCTGAAAGTGGTGCGCGCCATGAGTCACAAGATCATCGTGATGAACCAGGGCGATGTGGTCGAGATGGGCGATGCGGAAACCGTCTTCGCCAATCCCGAAACCGACTATACGCGCAAGCTCTTCGCCGCGGCCTTCGATCTGGCCGGTTAG
- a CDS encoding ABC transporter permease — protein sequence MAVEPQPRPGRFALSPLNKRRWRNFRKNGRAFWSLVIFLILFIGSLFAEFLANDKPILVSYRGELRMPIFQFYPETAFGGDFRTEAVYRDPEVQCLIKTGGLVDCFDTPDELIAAVDAGDDLGADVQAGWMIWPPIPYSFNTPVDRPGAAPLPPNAQNWLGTDDTKRDVTARVIYGFRLSILFTLIVTVFASIIGIVAGALQGYFGGWLDLIFQRVIEIWSATPSLYVIIILFAILGRSFWLLVILTVLFGWTALVGVVRAEFLRARNLEYVRAAKALGVSNMTIMFRHMLPNAMVATLTMLPFIVTGTISTLAGLDFLGFGLPSSAPSLGELTLQAKQNLQAPWLAFTAFTVFALMLSLLVFIFEGVRDAFDPRKTFS from the coding sequence CCAAGGCCCGGGCGCTTTGCGCTCTCGCCGCTGAACAAGCGCCGCTGGCGCAACTTCCGCAAGAACGGCCGCGCCTTCTGGTCGCTGGTGATCTTCCTGATCCTGTTTATCGGCTCGCTCTTTGCCGAGTTCCTCGCCAATGACAAACCGATCCTCGTCAGCTATCGCGGCGAGCTGCGCATGCCGATCTTCCAGTTCTATCCGGAGACCGCCTTTGGTGGCGATTTCCGTACCGAGGCGGTCTATCGCGACCCCGAGGTGCAATGCCTGATCAAGACCGGCGGGCTGGTGGATTGTTTCGACACGCCCGACGAGCTGATCGCCGCGGTCGATGCCGGCGACGATCTCGGCGCGGATGTGCAGGCGGGCTGGATGATCTGGCCGCCGATCCCCTACAGCTTCAACACCCCCGTGGACCGGCCCGGCGCCGCCCCCCTGCCCCCCAACGCGCAGAACTGGCTCGGCACCGACGACACCAAGCGCGACGTCACCGCGCGGGTGATCTACGGCTTCCGCCTGTCGATCCTGTTCACCCTGATCGTGACGGTCTTCGCATCGATCATCGGCATCGTCGCGGGGGCGCTTCAGGGCTATTTCGGCGGCTGGCTCGACCTGATTTTTCAGCGGGTGATCGAGATCTGGTCGGCGACGCCGTCCCTCTACGTGATCATCATCCTCTTTGCGATCCTCGGGCGAAGTTTCTGGCTGCTGGTGATCCTGACCGTGCTCTTCGGCTGGACGGCACTGGTGGGGGTGGTGCGGGCCGAGTTCCTGCGCGCGCGCAATCTTGAATATGTGCGCGCGGCCAAGGCGCTCGGCGTGTCGAACATGACGATCATGTTCCGCCACATGCTGCCCAACGCGATGGTGGCCACGCTGACCATGCTGCCCTTCATCGTCACCGGCACGATCTCGACGCTCGCCGGGCTCGATTTCCTCGGCTTCGGCCTGCCCTCCTCGGCGCCGTCGCTGGGCGAACTGACGCTTCAGGCCAAGCAGAACCTCCAGGCGCCCTGGCTCGCCTTCACCGCCTTCACCGTCTTCGCGCTGATGCTCTCCCTGCTGGTCTTCATCTTCGAAGGCGTGCGCGATGCCTTCGACCCGAGAAAGACCTTTTCATGA